Genomic window (Arachis hypogaea cultivar Tifrunner chromosome 13, arahy.Tifrunner.gnm2.J5K5, whole genome shotgun sequence):
gcaccacacttccTCCTTTGTTGGCCACACTTCCTATTCCTTGAACCACGCTTCTTAGgtcacgcttttcttcttttcttcacctacaattaatcaaaacaaccaatcaaagcatcaccaaattcacaaggtttacaaatcataaaaatgcaattaaatttggcctaaacctcatgatttagtatcaattatatggtggttgtttgattaagAGAAGTTATgcaattccattccaaattacttacttagagtacaagaaagtgtataaaaccaaaTGAAAATGAAGGAAAAGACTATGAAaaagggtatatgatgacttgtcatcacaacaccaaacttaaaacttgcttgtccccaagcaagcatcaaacataagagaagatagaatgaaatagataaGTGTATATGTTCTTATTAGGCAGATAGTTGAACTTGGTCTATGGGGCTTTATGCAGATCAaaagtagctcatttattacttgctgtcaaaacaaacaatgtTCCTCTaagggttcaccaaggttgctgctatAACTTCTCACTTTTTGCTCatttcccttgttagcttttctttttcttttgctttataGAGCTTATTTCTTATTACaagcttggtgtcaaatgttgcagtggcctttggcctaattttactcaacatttcttcaccacagacacatggctcacctttttcctcctaggatcattgatgcccagcatctctttggataactaaatgttttgtggctaggttgctctttattgtggactttcagttggcaatcccaaatcagttgttctaagttgccaagttttaaaatactccttagaacctacttgtccaagcatatcctagtacaaaaacaccacaggcatgtgtcctagggtccaagctattggtgtctagccttattgtttatttctttgccaacttttggcttttcttcttctttttctttttgttttggtttACTTCCAAGGGATTTTCAATAATTGAGAGATCATAACAGCAAACTAGCTTTGTCTTCCAGTAACAAGTCATTTCCCAACATTTATTCTATGAGCTatcaattaaatcaaacacatataccaccgcTAACTTTTATTCTCACTTCTGCAACATTGAACcattacttttctaaatcaaacatctctcttttattcaCACAGCAAgggaaaacaaaacaaagtattcaagttgatgaatgatgacaattattatgcagataacTTTCAAGCAAAATTTATGCAGATAGCTTTCTTCAACATGTACTTCCACTTGCAACTAAATGATCATTATAGCCAGACATAAAGGACTCTGAATTAAATCATTACACAACAACAAGGATCAAGTataaatacaacctgttgggttgcagccttttcattcttccttctgtttgTTCCTTGTAAGTCATAATATAGATGTTCCCTGATTTGTTGGCTATTTTCCTGCATACTCCTCAAATGTTGCTTGCTTTTCAACTCCTTTAGGTATTCAGCTAATCTGCAAGACTTATTTGTGGGctcttgaacttactttggtgtgtgaacaccaaacttagttccttgccaatgcTTCTTATGCAACAAATTAGCTATATGCAaaatctctcttctttcttttttttttttttcaaaagcactAATAACTAGAAAACAGCAGAATAATCAACTAGTTTATCTGAATGCTTGAAGCTGGCTTtgtgcaggaagtgagaatgtgttttatgatgggattttagtggaacaccaaacttagaatccttcattctctcttatattgttttggtgtgcaacacccaACTTAGCTTCTTGTAATACAGATAAAGCTAATTGACCTTTTTATTAagatagctatgaaaagaaaactacctcaggttgggttgcctcccaacaagcgctcttttattgtcactagcttgacatcctctgtgTTTGGTCAGTTCAGATATTGAACttctttttccttgtcccattgcCCTCCTAAGTAAGGCTTTGCTCTATGCCCATTTGCTGTGAAGTGACTCTGTGTAGCTTCATCTAGCAGCTCAAGACTTCCATAGGGAAAGACTTTTGTTACTAGATACGGCCCTGTCCATTTGGACTTTAGCTTGCCAGGGAAGATCTTGAGCCTTGAGTTGTACAgaagcacttgctgtcctggcttgaattctTTCTTTAAGATCTTCtggtcatgccacctcttagctctctCCTTGAATATCTTAgtattctcataagcttccagtctAAACTCATCCATCTCATTTAGTTGTAGCATCCTcttttctcctgctgcttgagaatcaaggttgaggagtctagtggcccaaaaagctctatgttcaagctccacagggaggtgacATGATTTTCCATATAATAACTGAAATGGGGACTTTCCAATGGccgttttgaaagctgtcctgtatgcccaaagtgcatcttctaACTTCCTGGCCCAGTCTTTCCTTGTCTTGTTTCTCGTCACTTTCCTTTGGTTTCTTGACTGCTTCTTCATTTCTCACCAGGGTCTTGCCACTCCTTAgctgtattgccttgcactcctcttttggattaggaatagtgtcactaggtagtgagcttgatggccttTCAATGGTGATCTTTTTGGAGAGTTGACCAATTTGCCTTTCCATATTCTTCAGGGAGGCTTCCTAGTTCCTTGTGGTCatctcttggttcttcatcaatTTTTCCATTAGGAGCTCCAGGTTGGTAATTCTCTGAGAATCTTGTGAAATGAGTTGAGTGTGGGGTGTTGATGGTTGagggtaagtgttttggttagaggCTTGGTTGTGGGATGGGTACTGGTTAGAGTTGTGGTaggtattttgtggttttctgtatgtgttttggttagaggCCTGGTTGTTGTAGTTTGTGTTTCTCCAATTGTTTTGGGtggagtttctttgccatggctgctgagGTTGactgtggttatctccccacctaaggttgGGATGATTCTTCCAAGaggggttgtaggtatcaccatatacttcatttggtccaaaattttggttgtgcatgtactggacttgctcttgctgttgctcctcttgagtttcttcattttgctcccaagtggttgatggttggcttgtgttgactgctgcaacttggagattatcaatcctcttggccatttgctcaaattgttgttgaatttgatgctgcatcattttgttttgagctaagattgaatccactccgtccaactccattactcctctcctttgtgatggttggcgttgtctttgatgagcaaagaagtattggttgttagccaccatgtcaatgagattttgggcttcctctgcagttttcatgagttgcaacgAGCCTccggctgaatgatcaagtgcctcttgagcctttaaagtgagcccttcatagaagttctgcagcttgtcccactcagtgaatatctctggtggacatttcctcagcagagccttatatctctcccatgcttcatacagattttcagcatccatttatgtgaatgtctgcacctcagtctttaACCGGATGATCCTCTGAGGGggataaaacttggcaagaaacttgctcaccaagtcatcccaagtgttaatGCTTTCCTTCGGgaatgtttctagccattgagtggccttgtccctgagagagaatgggaataacaacagcttgtatatgtcagggtgcactccattgcttttaactgtgtcacagatcctcaagaaagtggataaatgttggttcggatcctccaatggtcctcctccaaaagagcagttgttttggaccaatgtgatgagttgtggcttcagttcaaagttgtttgcattgacattaggggtaagaatgctgctcccacaatgtctagcatttgcaaatgtataggaGGCCAGTACTCTCCTCTGCTGTGGGTTATTATTAACCCCTCCTTCttgattagatggatctccttccatctcgtgatattcttcctcagattcttcctctccaacaatgcctttccctctttcagctcttctcaaTCTCCTTAGAGTTCTTTGGTCAGCTTCAGATAAAACATGAACaactctccctgtacctgacatacaaacaacaTAACAGGGAACACAACCAGTGATACTttaatctattgctagaatgaagttttagttagcttaagcaaaaattcaaacagttagtgtgttagtcaaagaattaaagaatagaaaagaaaaagtgcttgatctagacctccacttcacttaatcattgtcaacctatttcaatccccagcaacggcgccaaaaacttgatggtgtgaAAACGAATTTCAACAtccaatctaaccggcaagtgtaccgggtcgcatcaagtaataataactcacatgagtgaggtcgatcccacagggattgaaggattgagcaattttagtttagtggttgatttagtcaagcgaatcaagtattggttgagtgtttgtgattaacagaaactaaattgcttagaatgtaaaagggaaagggagaattgcagtaaactaaagagcaggaaaataaagaagctgaatcttaaagagcaagtaaaataaagtgcagaaacttagattgcaagaaatgtaaataatagaagcttaaagtgcaagaaatgtaaattgcttgaatcataaaaggaattggggattgggattgcagaatttgaaCAAGGAACAAGTAAATGGCATTAAACATAAGAGAGAAAATTTAAGTGCAGTGGAGtagatcttaacagaaaagtaaaatgacttgagaatttaaagaactagaaagcagtgcttaagttgcagcaaattaaaaggggttgagatctcaggagtggaagagactagataacaagtctagatctcaaatccttccttgatccaacaagagcaattgcaaaagaagtaaagaaaattaaattgcagaaacaaaGTAAATGAAGAAGCACTAAACAGTAAtccaaattcaattatgcagaaagaaaacCTTGGAGGAAGCATGCGCTGGAGCTTCTCCTTGGTTTTCTTGTgatgccttgcttccttgcttcctcatggtggtgAGTTCGAACCTTGAAGAGTGCCTttggccaattttggcttattttccatATGAGTAGCGCTCCACACTCTCCCTTGGGTCATGGGTTCAAACCTTGGAGTATGCATTTGCaaatcattttctttgaatttctcctctagcgctctcgataatgctcactttgtgagctgagcttggttcctcatttccttatttcttggccttgtgttgtgctcagctcacaaagtgagctaaGCTTTGTGCCTTTGTCCCTTGGAAGTGAGTGTAGCGCTCTCTTAGTGCTTGGTGCTCCTGGAATGAGTTCCATGGtttgttgcaccacacttccTCCTTTGTTGGCCACACTTCCTATTCCTTGAACCACGCTTCTTAGgtcacgcttttcttcttttcttcttttcttcacctacaattaataaaaacaaccaatcaaagcatcaccaaattcacaaggtttacaaatcataaaaatgcaattaaatttggcctaaacctcatgatttagtatcaattatatggtggttgtttgattaagAGAAGTTATgcaattccattccaaattacttacttagagtacaagaaagtgtataaaaccaaaTGAAAATGAAGGAAAAGACTATGAAaaagggtatatgatgacttgtcatcacacttcggcctacagaaataacacctctgtaagtgaacttcggcttatagAAATGGTGCCACTGTAAGTGAACTTCCGCTTACAGGAATAATATACACACAACACAAACACattcaatcaagattaaattcgtcaaaccctaccttgatttgctgctttaaatccggttactctttgaagtgttcttaaagcactttttcctcctaaaacacatgaagaacaactttaaaactctaaaccataaactaAAAGAACTTTAGCAGCATCTTAGGAAAgttatcctcaccttaaacgtgcaggaaatcaaagatccttggcccacaagtcaagctaagcaagagatctaaggaagaacatcaagaaaatacttgtttaagcatgtttccttgaaaaccgaattaaagagggagagagacagccatctcaccttatttccagccttgatatgctatatggttatgtagaggaagaagagatgatcattttggtgaaatcggagttttgatttgagttgtatttcagaagaaatcaagctttgaagattaagtgttcatgaaagtttctctcttttctctcttgttatttttggccaaaatgatgaaatgagacagccttggaggtcttgggggtgtaaggtgagttgtgattggttggcttggaggtggattaaaataatattaaaatatctctggtgtacaactactaaaactaggtgtatcggaacactcgtaaaaacatctctaaaaattattttctgagctactagcataaatgacactagtaacatatttattatgagaatagaacatgtatgatgaggccttagcattgctaaagtcatcagagagtgctggtgctaagctgcaccagtaaactgtgaacccggttaaaccgatttcctgttttttaactaaaacagactaggtaaccttataatatcattcaatcatcttctaatactaatataatactaatattatactattatctctcttctatcatgaatcgagtccggttcgtcaaactgagactacttacgaaaatcagaattaaaactcctaaccggtacggttcaaaaactaggttcttcgtgattgcgttatcgagcttgcctcagaagagtTTCTAGCTTAagaatgacataatgacaatgaggatcaagatacttgttgatatagaagaggtgttccctttactgatcttttgGAGGAATccgtgcctttagaaaagatctcgcgtactcgaaaattagggttgttacaaGGTGAGGTTGGGGAATGGGTTTATGAATGTGGATGGTATAGTGGGTAAAGGGAAAGAGATGGGGTTGATTTGAATGGTCAAAGAGGGGGGGGAGGGAAAGGGGTATTAACCATTGGAAATGGTAAAGCTTGctttaaaaattcgaaaatttatgttgctggcactaaacgccagctCCAGCATTTAGCGCCCCAACGTGTGATTGTCCCTGCCAatctgggcattaaatgccaccCCTGGCGCTTAACGGCTGACTTGGATCTTTTTTTTGGGACGAGGCTTGGTGCTAAACGTCcagctggcgttcagcgccctaGGAGGTATGGTTTCCTTGAAAATTATGCCCATTGTGGGCGTTGGTGTTTAACGCCGGGTCCTTTCTGCCCTTCAGAGCGCTAAACGcccttcttggcgtttaacgccagctctacctgggtgttcagcgccagtgCACTTGAGTGACATGCTCTCTAGGGTGTTCTGTTTCTCCTCCAGAGTCCTCCGGTCCCTGTTCTACACACTTTGCATGactataatcatcagaaaaccaaggaaaactatgaatactaataataataaaaatcaaagataaagaaaataaactaaaagaaaaaccaAAGGTTACTCAgtattgggttac
Coding sequences:
- the LOC112735102 gene encoding uncharacterized protein, whose translation is MDEFRLEAYENTKIFKERAKRWHDQKILKKEFKPGQQVLLYNSRLKIFPGKLKSKWTGPYLVTKVFPYGSLELLDEATQSHFTANGHRAKPYLGGQWDKEKEVQYLN